The nucleotide window TTATTTGAATATACAGCATTTAATATACGCTCAAAGCTTAAGAGTAATATACACTTTTCATAATCTTTATCAACAATATGATAATTTTAACTGTTTTCAGATTTTTAACACACAAAAAATATATAAGTTATTTATGTTAATTAAGATTGTTTTACATATAATGTGTTTGATTAAATAGTTATCCGCTCACTGCGTGACCGGATAACGGGGGCGCGGGTTGAACACCCACTGGTCATCTGTCGCACAGCGCCAGATAACAAGCGGATGCACAGAGCACCCAAATGAAAAATTGAAATTTTTAATTCGGGAGTCCGTGACCCGCGCCCCCGTTATATCTAAAAGTCCAACCTATCTGGAAGTTTGAATATGCCTATTTTGAAAAAAGTTGGTAAATATTTAAAAAGGAGGATTTAAAGCTTAAGTTCAAAAAGATTAAATTTGTAAGTTTTTCTATGGAATTAAGAACATGTGAAAGATGCGAAGAAAGTGTTCGCGAAACAGAAATTTGCGACACATGTTATTGTTGTACAGCTTGTTGTGCATGCTAACTTTTAACGATTATAGGAGCTCTTATGGCAGAAGAAACTTGTAAGCCTAAATGTGAAAAAACTGATGGCAGTCATGACTATAGATGCAATTGTGGAAATGACAGAACACCAGCTCAAAAAGAAGGCGACAAGAAAAAAGGTTAATAATCGCACCTTTTCTCTTGTTCAGTTAAAATCAAAACTTAAGTGAAGCTCACCTAAGTTTTGATATAATATATACAAAATTAGAGAAGGATGGGTTATGCAACTTCAATTAAGTGTAAATGATATTAAAGCATCTATTTTTTTAGAGCTATTAGAAGTTTTTAAAAAAGATAATATTGTAGAAAACTATACAATAGTTGATGGTTACAATGATTATGAAAAAGAGCTTTTAAATGATTTACAAAACCTACACTCATCTATCAAAGAAGATGGACATAAAACTAATAAGTTTATAGAAATTGATAATTTGAAATGAAATTTCAAGTTGTAGAAAAATTACTTTATAAAAAAGCATACAAAAAGCTTTCTAAGCAATACAAACATATAGACAATGACATTGATAACTTTTTAAACTCCATAAGTTCCAAAGAAGATTTAGGAACTGAATTAAAATCAAATATTTTCAAAACAAGAATCAAAAATAGTGATAAAAACAAAGGCAAAAGTGCAGGATATAGACTTATTAGCTATCTTGCAATTGTAAATAATGAACTTCAACTACTATATATTTATGACAAAAGTAAGCTAGAAAATTTAACGGAAAAAGAGATTGATAATTTAATTCTTCAAAAAATTGACTAGTAAAGATATAACAAAACAGAGTAGCCAATAAATTACCTAGCGGCAATTTATTGGCTATCTTCAGTCGTTATCCGCTCACTGCGTGACCGGATAACGGGGGCGCGGGTTGTATCTAAAGTCATCACCTCTAAAGTGATTTTAAATAAGACTATTTTTTTGTAGTCGAAAAATCATAAGGAGGATTTTCATGTCAGAAAATCAAGTTGAAGAAAAAAAAGGCTGGAGCTGGTTAGGCTTCTTTTTTGCACTGCGTTTTGGTACATTTTTGGATTGCGCTTGACAGTAACCTAAAAATAGGAATTATTATAGCTGTGATTGGCGGAATAATGCCATTGTTTTCAATATTTACTGGGATTTATGGAGGTATGAAAGCAAAAAAAGAATTACCAATTGGTGAACAAGAGTTTAAATGGGCAAATGTTGGTATTACAGTCGTAATAATTATCGTAGTATCTATTATTTCTCAAATGATAATAGCATCATTAAAAGGTTAGAATCATGAAAAAATTAAACTTTTTAGCTATTGGAGTATTCTTGTCTCTGATAATCACAGGTTGCTCCGAAACAAATGTTACTGATGAACAAGCAGGAAAACTTCCAGTTTGTGTTGAAACTAGTGATAATATATATACTATGTCTCAAGGTGCCATAAGTGAAGTTGGGGATTATTACAATCAACTTCTTGGAAAAGGAACCTATGAAATGTATCCAAGAACAGGTGGAAAACAATTAATTTTTAAAGTTAATAATGAAACTATTTTAATGGATACTAATTATCAAGAGCTTGAAAAAGGTGCTTGTATGGAAATAGTCCATGTTGTAGTAAAGGATAAAAATGGCAAAAAAGAGTTAGAGGCAGATTCCTCAAATTCAACAGACTATAGAACTCTGACAAAAGTTGCAGAATATGTTTTTAAATTTTAACAACCCATGCTATCTTTACCGATAGCATGAATTAATAGGAGTAAATATAATGAGTAGGACAATAATTTTACAAGGAACCGCAAATTCAGGAAAAACAACAACTTTAAGAAAATTAGGAAAACTTTTAATAACAAAATATAAAAAATTTGAATTCTTACAAGGAACCTTAGAAGACTATGATTTTATTATTAAAATTGAAGTTAACAATAAAACCATAGTCATAGTTAGTATGGGAGATAATGCTGATTTAAAAAATAAGTTAGACTTAGTCTATGACAAATACGATACAATAGATTTACTTTACGGTGCTTCAAGAACAAAAGGTGAAACTGTAAAAATTCATAAGAATAAAGCAAAAGAAAATAATGCAAATATTATTTGGACTTCAACATATAGAAACAAAAAAGACTCTAATAAGTTAAATATCTTAAAAGCAGAAGAGTTATATGAATTGGCATATAAATTAAAATTGATATAAAAACAAGAGTAAACAACTCAATCTATTTTTATTTTAGTTCTGTTATAATGAGAAAAATAGGATTTTTTATGCAAACATTAACAGTAAATATAGAAGATAATTTTGTACAAGATTTTTTAGCAATAATTGAGCATTATAAAGATAAAGTGCAAGTAACAAAAGATAAAAACTTAGAATATGATCCATTTTTCTATGAAAGAAAAAAACAACTTCTACAAGATATTGATGATATTGACAATGGCAAAGTTAAAATGATTAGCAATGAAGATTTTTGGGATGATATAGATAACTTTACTCAATCATTACAAAAATGAAAATCATTCACAAGCCAACTTTTTCACAACAATTAAAACAAATAATAGAGTACATTGCACAAGATAAACCTAGTGCAAGTATGAATTTTAAAAATAAGCTAAAAGAAAATATAAACCTCATTCCAAATAATCCATATCAATATGAACAATCACAATATTTTGATAATAAAAATATTAGAAATATGACATTTAAAAAATATACGATAGTTTACAGGGTAAGACCTATAAAACAAGAGATAGAAATTTTAAGAATTTTTAAACAAAACAAGCCACCACAGCAATAAAGATACAACAAAACATAGTAGCCAATAAATTACCTAGCGGAAATTTATTGGCTATATTCAACCGTTATCCGCTCACTGCGTGACCGGATAACGGGGGCGCGGGTTGAACACCCGCTAGTCATCTGTCGCACAGCGCCAGATAACAAGCGGATGCACAGAGCACCCAAATGAAAAATTAAAATTTTTAATTCGGGAGTCAGTGACCCGCGCCCCCGTTATGCACAAAAAAAAACTATTAAATAATGACAAATATAATTGATACACCAAAACCACCATATTATGCAGTTATATTTACATCAAAAAAGATTGATGAAGATAAAAGTTATAGTAAAATGTCAGATAGAATGGTAAAGTTAGTATCTCAACAAAATGGATTCTTAGGATTTGATTCAGCAAGAGAAGAACTAGGAATTACAGTTTCGTATTGGAAAGATGAAAAATCTATTTTAAATTGGAAATCAAATTTAGAACATCAAGAAGCACAAAAATTAGGTAAAGAACTTTGGTATAAACAATATAAAATATTAGGTTGTGGAGATGGTCCATCAAGTTTTAATTTTGAAGTTTTAAAACTAAATGGGAATGTTACATCAATTGACCCAATTTATCAATTTACAAAAAATGAAATACAAATAAGAATAGATGAAACATCATCAGTTGTTAGTGAAGAACTAAAGCAAAATCAAAATGATTATGTTTGGGAAAATATTAAATCAGTTGATGAACTAATTGATATTAGATTAACAGCTATGAGTGACTTTATCAAAGATTATGAAAATGGAAAAGAAGAAAAAAGGTATATTTACAATGAACTACCAAAACTATCATTTAAAGATGATAGTTTTGATTTAGTATTAAGTTCACATTTTTTATTTTTATACAGTGAACATTTTGATTTACAATTTCATGTTGATTCAATATTAGAGATGTGTAGAGTATCAAAAAAAGAAGTTAAAATATTTCCACTTCTTGATTTAAAAAATAAAAAGTCACAATATTTAGAACCAATTCTAGAAATACTGAAAGAAAAAAGTTTTGAAACGAAAATAATTAAAACAAATTATGAGTTTCAAAAAGGAGCAAACGAGTTGTTAAGCATTAAGGCGCATAACAAGTTCTCGTAGAGAAATAGTTGACCCTGCAGGTTCAACGTTATAAACCATTAATAAGGTAGGAATCTGAAGGTAATGGAATTAGAAACAAGTCGAATTATATTGCGACAATGGAGGGAGCAAGATTTACCAGTTTTCGCGGAACTAAATTCAGATCCTGATGTAATGAAATTTTTTCCTAAATTGTAAGCCGAGAAGAAAGCAATGGAATGGCACAAAAAGGCGGCGTTATCTTTCTAATTCTCTACTAATAATAATTTAGATAAAATTATTCAAATTTATTTCTCAGGGCAAGGTGAAATTCCTTACTGGTGGTAACTATTTCAAAATAGAAGTCCACGAGCGCTTTATTTTATAAAGGTCAGCAGATTTGGTGTAAATCCAAAACCAACAGTTAAAGTCTGGATGGAAGAGAAAATAATATATCTTTTTATTGTTAAATGATTAGGATAGTATTGCTTTTAGCATTAGCCCTGATTCAATAAGTTTTACTTAAATTAAAGGTATAACTAAAATGAATCAAAAAATGATGAATGGCGATTTTAAATCGAGAGTAAATGGTGCGCTTCAAACTTTAAAAGAAGGTAAAGGCGTAATTGTTGTAGATGATTATAATAGAGAAAATGAAGCAGATATAATTTTTTCTGCGCAAAATTTAACAAAAGAACAAATGGCACTTTTAATAAGAGAGTGTAGCGGGATAGTTTGTTTATGTTTAACTAAACAAAAAGTTGATGAACTTCAACTTCCAATGATGGTTCAGGATAACAACTCAAAATTTCAAACACCGTTTACTGTTTCAATAGAATCAAAAGATAATGTTACAACAGGTGTGTCAGCCCAAGATAGAGTTACAACAATTAAGTCTGCTATTTCTAGCGATGGAGCATTTAAAATTGTCTCTCCCGGACATATTTTTCCATTAAGGGCGAATGAAAACGGTGTCTTAGGTCGAGCCGGTCATACTGAAGCTAGTGTTGATTTGATGAAGTTAGCAAAGTTAGAACCTTTTGCAGTTTTATGTGAGATAACAAATCACGACGGAACAATGGCAAAAGAAGACGATATTAAACAATTTTCTGAAAAATACGCTATGCCTATTATTAGTGTAGAAGATATAATTAACTATTGAAAAGATAATAAAACTTCATAGTCAATAAATGTTCTAATGGTTATTTATTGGCTAGTGTGATTATTTAGTTATTTAACAGTCTTATAGGAGCCAATATTTAACCCTAGTGCGGGTCAAATATTGCTCTCCTTAAAAGTTATGTTCAGTCAAATTAAATTAAAGGATATCTTTGTTTTGTTCAAAATGCGGTAATGAAAATATTAAAGATGCAAATTTTTGTAATACTTGTGGCGAATCCTTAACTGTTGTTAATGCTTTTAGTACTATAAATGGAGACGGTAATTTAAACTTTGGTCAAAACAATACAATAGTTTCTGATAATATATCTGTAAACTATCAAAAGATTAGTGACCCTATTGCGTATATTAATAGAGATAAAATTATTCCAATTAAACTTGGTGCAATACCAGTTACAAATAAACTAACCATTTTTGGGAATTTGATTTCACAATATTTGATGATATAAAAACATAACAAAAACGAGGAGACACAATAATTTAAAATTATCGATCAAGACAAACGTTAACTGAATTTAGCTTGGAAAATCATTCCTAAAGGACAGGCATACTTTTAAAGACATTTATTATTGGCTATTCATCGCAGGAGGCGAAGTGTTGAACGGGAATCTTCGCGTGAGGTATTTACAACGACATTTTGGACGCCGTAGAGGAAAACAGATGAGTTTTTTTTCGGTGTCATTATTTTCTATACGATAGCCTGGTTTTCTTTACCCTGGATTGGACCAAAGGACATCTCCGAGTGTTTTATCATAGGATTGATCTGGGTCTGCTCGATGACATTATTGGATATATATTTTGGAAAGGCAGTCTTCCGTTTGTCATGGACAAAGATTCTGGAGGACTTCAATCCTAAAAAAGGCTATTTGCTAGGCATAGGAATGATATTGCTATTCTTTTGCCCAACATTGATTTTTCTACTAAGGTAAAATATGATTTACCGTGCTAACAAACCAGAGGAGGCAATCAAAAGCCAAATCAATAAAGAAAAACATGGAATTGATTTCGTAGATGCGCAAAATCTATGGCGAGATGAAAATGCACTTATTATTCCTGCAAATATTGTAGATGAAGAAATAAGATATGCTTTAATTTCAAAATTTCAAAATAAATGCTATATAGCTATTTTTACACTAAGAAGTGATATATACAGAATTATTAGTGTTAGAAGATGCAGAAAAAATGAGGAAAAAAATTATGAAAAAGATAACGGCCCAAGAGTTTGATAAAAAGTTTGATGATAGTGAAGATATTACTGAGTATTTAGATTTCTCATCTGCAATAAGACTTAAAGATATAAAAAAACTAAAAACGGAGACTAAAAAAGTCAATGTTGACTTCCCTGAATGGATAATAAACTTACTTGATGAGGAAGCTAAGAAGATTGGAGTAACAAGACAATCAATTATTAAAGTTTGGATTGCTGAAAGATTAAAAGAAGAAACTGGGAGCTTTAAAAAAATAAGTTAACAAAACATAGGAGCCAATAAGTTACCTAGCGGTCACTCATTGGCTCTATTCAAACGTTATCCGCTCACTGCGTGACCGTTAATCCCAATCATCCAAAACAAATTCATCAGAGTCATCTTGAGCTTTAGGATTATTAATTTCTGGCTCTTTTACTTCAACTTCTTTGGGTTTACTCATCTGCTCTTCAAACTTTAATTCTAAACCTTTTGAAGTCATTACAAAGCCATCAACCTTGAGTTTACCGTTGTGTATCTCGTTATGATGCTCTTTACAAAGAGGGATAAGATTGTGTTTGTTGTCTTGGTGGAAGTGACCTATAAAACCAGCTTTATCTGCAAGTGAGCGTTGTGAGATGTGGTGGACATCTTCTGCCATGGCTCCACAAATAACACACTTTGTCACATAAAGCTCTTTGTTATACTTGCTCGTTTTTTTCTTTACAAGTAGCTCTAACTCATCAAAGTCATTTGCAAGTCTTTTTCTTATCTTGTTTGCAATACTCAAAAAATCTTCATCCATATGTAGAGACTTTGCAAACTCTAAACCATAGATGCTACTTCCACTTCCAGCCTGTAGAACTCTGTTAAAGACAAGTGCATCTTTTAGCTCATCGTACTCAACACTTAGATGCAAGTTTACTACATTATCAAGCGTGCTTATCTCTTTCATGCTTGAGAGTTGATGCAGGTGCGTTGCAAAGAGAAAAAGTGAACGAAGTTGTGAGAGTTTGATGATGGCAGATGAGACTATAGCTACGCCTGAGAGTGTCTCAGTTCCGTGACTTATCTCATCTCCGAGTATAAGTGAGCGAACTGTTGCACGGTTAAATATATTTTTAAGCTCTAGCATCTCCACTGCAAAAGTTGAGAGTCCTTTTGCAAGATTGTCTTTTGAGACTATACGAGTAAAAAGAGAGTCAAAGAGAGAGAACTTCATAACAGATGCACTTACAAAAAAGCCAGCTTGTGCCATCAAAACAGCTATGGCGATACTCTTCATAAGTGAAGACTTTCCACTAGAGTTTATACCATACAAAAGCACACCATTTATGTCATGCCCATCATGCACACCAACATCAAGCATTACAGTGTTTGGATGTGGTAAGTCCATATATGCGCGATTACCCATTACAATATCGTTTGGAACATAGATGCCAACTCTTTGCTGAGTCTCTATAAGTGGATGTCTTAGCTGCATAACTTGCATAAAGTTTTCATCCTCTTTAACGTCGATTATCATAGGTCGTGAGTGGTTATGTTCTTGTGCTACTTTTGATGAACTTACAGCTACATCTAAGTCCGAAATATAGGCTATAACTCTATCAAAAAGCAGAGAATATCTTCTCTCATAAAGAGCTTGAAGTTTTAAAAATCTATCTTTTACTAAGACTACGATTTTTCTACGATTTTTCATGATATTGTCAGAGATGGTATCTGTAAAGGCAGAGGTTATTTTTACGCTATTTGTGAGCTTTTTAACACTAAAATCTTTAAACTCTTCATGCTTTTTAAACTCACTCTCTATCATAGAAAAACGAGTCTTACTAAGAGAGATATAGTAACCCTCTTTTTCTAAAAGCCCCAAAGTTACAAAGCGACCAGATGTACTTGCATTTGTACTCTCTAGCATCTGCTCAATTTTAGCCATAATGTCCCCAAATGCTATAAGCATAGCTCTGTTTTGCTCGACTAAGATATCTACAGCCTCATCAACTCCTCTCATCAAAAAGTTTTCATCAACACTGTTGTTTGTAAAACGACGAGAGACATCTAAGTCTATGCTTTTTGTTATATCTCTTAAAAACTCATCAAGCTCACTCTCATGAAAAGGAGTTTTTTGAATTTTATGTTTTTTAGCATATAACATCAAATCTTTTACATTTAACATCGACTCATATATATGGTTCATCTCAAAAGGGTGAAGTCGCCCAAGATTTAGCCGCCTAGAGAGTCTCTCTAAGTCATAAATCCCTCTCATAGTCTCATCTAAAAACCTTGTATGGGATGAAACCCTCTCTATAAGGTTGTAACGACGTTCTAGCTCATCTTTTTCTATGATAGGGTTTAGAAGCCTCTCTTTTAAAAGCCTTCTACCAATAGCTGTTGAACTTTTGTCCATCATCTTTAAAAGTGTAAATTCATTTCTATCTTTTGAGATGACTCCAACTTGCTCTAGTGCATTATTTCCAAGGTACATAAAGCGGCGGTTATCTATGAGTTTCGGAGTATTTAGTTTTTGAACTATATGTATATCATGCTCTATTACAAAGTGGATTAAAATAGCTAAAGCTTCCGTTATCATCGGGTTTCGCTCAAGGTCAAGGTGTTCTATGGGAGAGAGTAGTGACTCGATTTGATAGGCTTCTTTGAAGAGTTCATTTTGAAACTCTATGCGTGGTCGCTTATTGTTTATGCAGTAGTGATAATGTTCGGCAATTTCAAGATACTGTAAAACATGCCTCTGATCACTCACTCCATCTAAAAAAGTAAGCACTACTTCTGAGGTCCTATATATGTTTAAAAGATTAAAAACTTCATCTAGTGCATATGCTGGATCTTCACTTGTTCCATGTGTCTCATAGAGCCAAGTCTTTCCTGTGGTTACATCTATGGCAGAGTATCCAATATTGTAGATGCCTCTGTAGCAATCAACTAAGATAGAGACAATAAAGTTAT belongs to Sulfurimonas hongkongensis and includes:
- a CDS encoding type II toxin-antitoxin system RelE/ParE family toxin, with the protein product MKFQVVEKLLYKKAYKKLSKQYKHIDNDIDNFLNSISSKEDLGTELKSNIFKTRIKNSDKNKGKSAGYRLISYLAIVNNELQLLYIYDKSKLENLTEKEIDNLILQKID
- a CDS encoding type II toxin-antitoxin system RelE/ParE family toxin; translation: MKIIHKPTFSQQLKQIIEYIAQDKPSASMNFKNKLKENINLIPNNPYQYEQSQYFDNKNIRNMTFKKYTIVYRVRPIKQEIEILRIFKQNKPPQQ
- a CDS encoding antibiotic biosynthesis monooxygenase yields the protein MTNIIDTPKPPYYAVIFTSKKIDEDKSYSKMSDRMVKLVSQQNGFLGFDSAREELGITVSYWKDEKSILNWKSNLEHQEAQKLGKELWYKQYKILGCGDGPSSFNFEVLKLNGNVTSIDPIYQFTKNEIQIRIDETSSVVSEELKQNQNDYVWENIKSVDELIDIRLTAMSDFIKDYENGKEEKRYIYNELPKLSFKDDSFDLVLSSHFLFLYSEHFDLQFHVDSILEMCRVSKKEVKIFPLLDLKNKKSQYLEPILEILKEKSFETKIIKTNYEFQKGANELLSIKAHNKFS
- a CDS encoding GNAT family N-acetyltransferase; this encodes MELETSRIILRQWREQDLPVFAELNSDPDVMKFFPKL
- the ribB gene encoding 3,4-dihydroxy-2-butanone-4-phosphate synthase; this translates as MNQKMMNGDFKSRVNGALQTLKEGKGVIVVDDYNRENEADIIFSAQNLTKEQMALLIRECSGIVCLCLTKQKVDELQLPMMVQDNNSKFQTPFTVSIESKDNVTTGVSAQDRVTTIKSAISSDGAFKIVSPGHIFPLRANENGVLGRAGHTEASVDLMKLAKLEPFAVLCEITNHDGTMAKEDDIKQFSEKYAMPIISVEDIINY
- a CDS encoding zinc ribbon domain-containing protein, producing MFCSKCGNENIKDANFCNTCGESLTVVNAFSTINGDGNLNFGQNNTIVSDNISVNYQKISDPIAYINRDKIIPIKLGAIPVTNKLTIFGNLISQYLMI
- a CDS encoding BrnT family toxin — translated: MIYRANKPEEAIKSQINKEKHGIDFVDAQNLWRDENALIIPANIVDEEIRYALISKFQNKCYIAIFTLRSDIYRIISVRRCRKNEEKNYEKDNGPRV
- the brnA gene encoding type II toxin-antitoxin system BrnA family antitoxin codes for the protein MKKITAQEFDKKFDDSEDITEYLDFSSAIRLKDIKKLKTETKKVNVDFPEWIINLLDEEAKKIGVTRQSIIKVWIAERLKEETGSFKKIS
- a CDS encoding MutS-related protein yields the protein MLSSDVSFILNNKENLLTQTYFELQTHFEKKYGKNTVVFMEIGTFFEVYEVNNDELQVGKAKEMAELLNIQLTKKNKSIVENSVRNPLLAGVPSVSFERYLNRLIQEQKYTIIIVKQKGNPPKISRYISQIVSPGTNFEHIVDNDDNFIVSILVDCYRGIYNIGYSAIDVTTGKTWLYETHGTSEDPAYALDEVFNLLNIYRTSEVVLTFLDGVSDQRHVLQYLEIAEHYHYCINNKRPRIEFQNELFKEAYQIESLLSPIEHLDLERNPMITEALAILIHFVIEHDIHIVQKLNTPKLIDNRRFMYLGNNALEQVGVISKDRNEFTLLKMMDKSSTAIGRRLLKERLLNPIIEKDELERRYNLIERVSSHTRFLDETMRGIYDLERLSRRLNLGRLHPFEMNHIYESMLNVKDLMLYAKKHKIQKTPFHESELDEFLRDITKSIDLDVSRRFTNNSVDENFLMRGVDEAVDILVEQNRAMLIAFGDIMAKIEQMLESTNASTSGRFVTLGLLEKEGYYISLSKTRFSMIESEFKKHEEFKDFSVKKLTNSVKITSAFTDTISDNIMKNRRKIVVLVKDRFLKLQALYERRYSLLFDRVIAYISDLDVAVSSSKVAQEHNHSRPMIIDVKEDENFMQVMQLRHPLIETQQRVGIYVPNDIVMGNRAYMDLPHPNTVMLDVGVHDGHDINGVLLYGINSSGKSSLMKSIAIAVLMAQAGFFVSASVMKFSLFDSLFTRIVSKDNLAKGLSTFAVEMLELKNIFNRATVRSLILGDEISHGTETLSGVAIVSSAIIKLSQLRSLFLFATHLHQLSSMKEISTLDNVVNLHLSVEYDELKDALVFNRVLQAGSGSSIYGLEFAKSLHMDEDFLSIANKIRKRLANDFDELELLVKKKTSKYNKELYVTKCVICGAMAEDVHHISQRSLADKAGFIGHFHQDNKHNLIPLCKEHHNEIHNGKLKVDGFVMTSKGLELKFEEQMSKPKEVEVKEPEINNPKAQDDSDEFVLDDWD